A segment of the Flavobacterium azooxidireducens genome:
TTAAAGCAGGTGATGTTTTTAATGCCGATTTTGCAGAAGCGATTACTCAAATTCCTGCTCCATCAGACGATTTGAAAGGTAAAATTGTGGATGTAATTGAAAAAGGATACAAATTAGGCGACAAAATAATCCGTTTTCCAAAAGTGATTATTGGCCAGTAGGGACAGGTCGTGACCTGTCCGTACGAGGAAATAAAAAAGGGAAAAAAATAAAAATTTCGAATTATAGAAAATGAAAAAAGATTATTACGAAATATTAGGCATCTCCAAAAGTGCTTCTGCAGAGGAAATTAAGAAAGCCTATCGCAAGAAAGCAATCGAGTATCATCCTGACAAAAACCCCGGAAACAAAGATGCTGAAGAAAATTTCAAGAAAGCTGCTGAAGCGTATGAAGTGTTGAGCGATCCAAACAAAAAAGCGAAATATGATCAATATGGTCACGCTGCTTTTGATGGAAATGGCGGATTTGGCGGCGGTGGCGGAATGAATATGGATGACATCTTCAGTCAGTTTGGTGATATTTTTGGTGGTGGTTTTGGCGGTTTCAGCGGATTTGGCGGTGGCGGAGGTCAGCGACGAATGAAAGGAAGTAATTTGCGAATTAAGGTAAAACTTACTTTAGAGGAAATTGCCAACGGCGTTGAAAAGAAAGTCAAAGTAAAACGTAAAATCCAAGCTCCGGGTGTCTCTTATAAAACGTGCGGAACGTGTAATGGTTCCGGTCAAGTTTTGCGAGTAACTAATACAATTTTGGGTAGAATGCAAACCGCTACTACGTGTCCAACGTGTGGTGGAGCGGGTCAATCGATCAGTTCGAAACCGGCGGATGCAGACTCGCAAGGAATGATTTTGGAAGACGAAACGGTATCAATTAAAATTCCTGCAGGAGTTGTGAATGATATGCAATTAAAAGTTTCCGGAAAAGGAAATGATGCTCCGGGCAACGGAATTCCAGGCGATTTGATTGTTGCCATTGAAGAAATTGAACACGAATTTTTGAAACGTGAAGGCGAAAATCTTCATTACGATTTATACATCAGTGTGGCTGAAGCTGCTTTAGGAGTTTCTAAAGAGATTGAAGCCGTAGGCGGAAAAGTGCGAATTAAACTGGAAGAAGGAATTCAGTCCGGGAAGATTCTGCGATTAAAAGGAAAAGGTATTCCGAGTATTAATTCGTATGGAAATGGCGATTTGTTGGTGCATATAAATGTTTGGACACCAAAGACTTTGAACAAAGAGCAACGCCAGTTTTTTGAGAAAATGCTCACGGATGAGAATTTCATTCCGCACCCTGAAAAAACAGACAAATCTTTTTTTGAAAAAGTTAAGGATATGTTTTCATAATTTGAAAAAAATATTTACATTTGAACTTTACTAGGAAACTAGTAGATTCTTTTTCATAGCAATTTTTCCCATCCTTGTGCAAATAAGGGTGGGTTTTTTTTTGGTTTTTAGGTTTTTGTTTTTGCCACGAAGGAGGGAAGACACAAAGTTTTTTGGGAATGAGTTTTGGTGGGTTTTTGCTTGGAAGATTTACTTTCGTAAAACTGTGTTCATTGTGTCATTTCGACGATAGGAGAAATCACATAAAGTAGATAACGTGTGGTTTGCTAAGTGTGAGTTTAAGTAAATGCTCCGAAGTCTGGAGACGGAGAGCGGATTTTTTAGCTGTTACAAGAGTTTACTTTGCATTGTTCATTAACATTAAATTTATTTGTTCTGGGGTGAAAATATCAAGAAGACCTTTGTGAAGTTTATCTCCTGCTTTTTGAATTTTAGGAATTAAACAATCTATAATGAACAAGACTAATTCTTTAATTTCTAATAGGGTTTTACCTGAAAACCCAGCTTGTTTGTAACGCTTAAATCTAATTTGATTTTGTTCACCTTCTGGATTTTTATCCATAAGCATAAATGAAATGATTATTTCGTTTTCTGTATCACCTCTGTGAGCAATAAAATGATGTCGCATTTTCATTAACTCATTATGTGTTTTTAAATGTTTAGAGTGTTCTTTAAACAAATCAGTGGCTTCTAATTTAGCAGATTTAAAGTGGCTTGCGTCTGTGTAACACTTTCCATACAAGGTAATAATTCCATATGTTAATGAGGACTTCAAAATAGTTGAATGTTCTTTAGATGTTAATTCTTCTATATACTCAAGCAAAATTTCTAAATCTTGTTTCATCGCACAATATGCTACAAAATTTCTTGATAGAAATCCTGGAATAGCAAACATAAAATATTTATCCGAATATTCTTCCTGTGCTTTTTGAATAATTTCTTTTAAACGTTCATTTTTAGCCATAATGTTCTAGTAATTCTACCAAATTTATACATTGCCTGACAAAATCAGACTAATCAAACCAAAAAAGAGGATTGATATGACAAACATCATCTTTTATATTTCCGCTAATATATCAAATTTCCAACAAATTAACATTTCTCGTAAAACAATTTCAAAAAAACCAAATTCTCACCCTAGCACCCAACCCGCGTGAGGGATAGTAGCGGAAAGCCCGGAATGTAGCCGTAGCTTGCGTAGGCGAAATGAGGACTTGCAGCCGATAGCCCGACCCGGAGCTTGCGGAGGGGCACGCCCAATTAAATTAGTTTAAAAGTTTAAGGGTTTAAAAGTTTCAGGTTTCACGTTGGATGAGTTCAGAAAATAGAGTAATTTTTCTGAATTTTGATTATTCATTAGAAAATAATTAAAAAAATATCAATAAAAATATTGTTATTTAAATTTTTATGTTAAATTTGATTCCCCTTAAATCTATTATTAACCTAAATTGACTATTTATGGCTACTGTTTACGAATCCATCGAAAACGAGAAAATTTCTTCTCTCGTGTTCCCTAAGTCCGATGTTTTGTGTAGAAATGAAGCAATTCTTCAACGGCTCTCTGAGTTGAAAATGGCCTTAACATTCGGTAATCTTGATTATTTTAAAATTAAAATTTACTTTGAAGACAATCAGTCCAAGAAGGTTGTGGAAGCAAAAGTATGTGGTGTTACGAAAAACCGCGTAATTTTGACCCAAGGTATTGGTATTCCGATTAATAGAATTTATAGGACATTTAAATTTTATAATTAATAATCCTATTTATGATAGAAACTGCTACCACTTTCTTTGAGCCTATCGAGAAAGAGACGATTCAATTATTACATTTTCCGAAGGAAGATGTTTTAGAAGACAAACAATTAAAAAGAACCAGAATTGCCGGACTTTCACGAGCGTTGGCACTCGGCAATTTAGAACACATTAAGACCAAAATTTACTTTGAAGACGATTTGTCAAAACGGGTAGTAGATACTACCATTTGGGGAATTACAGACGACAAAGTGATTTTAAAACAAGGAACTATCATACCGATAAACAGAATCTATTATTCGCAATAGATCTCTAGTTAGTTTGTTAAGTTGAAACACCAACTGTGCCGGTTGGTGTTTTTTTTTATATTTTGTTTAGATTGGTAGTGTCTAATTTATGATCTGAATAAAATTTTGTAGCTACTTTTTTTAATTCGGCAAACCTTTTGTCTTCTTTCAATTTTTTTAAGCAAAGCAATTGTTGATAGTATAAGTCGGCCTTTTGTTCAACGTCCATTTCTTGCTTAGTTAGTTTTTCCAATTCGGATAAAATGGTTTGTAAAGTCGTTTTATCTTGTGTGAAATTGATGAAAATTTCAGTCATGTATAAAGTGGAAAAAAGGTTGTTTTTACTTTCTTCTAACAGCGATTGCATCAACAAAACAGCTTCGGAATGTTGATTATTTTTGATGAGCAATTGAGCTTCTTCTTCCCATAAAAAATCATTTCCACTTTTAGATAATCCTAATCCGACGGTATATTCTTTTGCTTTTTTGATTTGATTTAAATCCCAATTTGCTTTTTGTTTTTGAATGGATTCCAATACAATTCGCTCTAACACTTTAATTTCTTCACCACTTTTTGAACCTTTTTCAAAGTCTTTTAGGTTGGATCGATTTTGATACCAATAGATGAAAAATCCATTATCAATTGAGAAAACAGAATTTTTTAGAATCAAATAACTCTGTCGTGTGCCTAGATTTTGTTTGGGATAAATTTCGAATAATTCGTTTAAAATCAAATTGCCCAGTTCATCATCCTGATACAGCAGAGCAACATCAGCATAAGCATACAGCGTTTTGATGGTTCGGTCTCCGGCATCATATTTTGCTTTGAGACTTCCGGTTCGCTCTTCGGGATTAAGTGCCGTTTTACCAATGTTTAACAGATAGTTTACATCGCTTTTGGCTCCGGAATAGTGAATGAAATTTTTGTTTTGATCAAAAAACATAAAATACGGAACGCCTTGAAATTTTATTTTTGTTTCAGCCATAAAAAGACTGTCTTTTCCTTGCAATCCGCCTTTGGTGTTGATTTTATAATTGATGAAATTTTTGTTGTAAAAATCAGCCATTTCTTTGTTGGAAAACAATGGCTCTATGCTTTTGCAAATGGTACATTCTTCATTGTAATATTCAATAAAAACCAATTTATTTTCTTTTTTGGCTTTATGAAAAGCATCATCAACAGTTGTTTCAAAATTTACTTTTTGGCTGAAAGAAAGGTTAACTAAGAGAAGAAAAAAGAGTGAAATACGCAAAACAATTGTTTTAAAGTTGAATTACAAATTTAAACAATTGAGAAAGTTTTGAAGAAGATTTAGATTTTTTTTAACCTGATGAAATTTAAATTAAGTTGATTTTGATTGTCAGAATTAATTGATAGTGTAAACATATTGGCAACGCACTTGCTTTTTGTCTTTGACGGCAGGATACCAAGGTTCGTCAAACTTGGTGAATACTTTGATGGTTTGTGCTTTGTAATGAGCTGAGATAGAATTTAATACTTGGATGTCGGAGATGGTTCCGTCGATTTCTACAATAAAACTACATACAATTTTGGGAACTAAGGGTTCTTTAATGTCTTGCTTTAGGTTTCTTGCGATGTATCGTTGCATCGCATTTTCACCATACATTAATTTGGGTTTGATATCGACTTCGCTTTCCAAATAGACTTTTTCTCCGGAAACGGTGTGATTTAATTTTTTGGCATACTCCGCATTGGTTTGTGCAAAGGAAGTGAGCGTGAATGCTAATAGGCATATTAATAATTTCATACGTTTTGTTTAATGAATATAAAACTCAAATTTCGTGATAAAAGTATATAATTGCTGTGAATATTTTGATAAAAAAAACACCAATCCGTTTCCGAATTGGTGCTTTCCAATTAACTAATCAATATAAAAAAACTACTTACTTTAAAAATTATATTTAGCTATATTTATTTTGAACCACATAGAAACATAGGTTTTTGTTACTCGTAAAGATGTTTCACTCAATTTGAGAAAAGCATAGCTATGTGAAACCAATAATTGGTCTATCCGACACTTTTTCCCTATGTATCTATGTGGTTAAGTATAAAAACTCTTTTACTTTACTAATTCACTTTGGTTTCTAAAAACCAATTCGTTGTTGAAACTGTCGAGCAAAATAATGCTGTCGGTTTTTACGGTTCCGCTCAAAATTTCTTTTGATAATTTGTTTAATACTTCGCGTTGAATAACTCGTTTCACCGGTCTTGCTCCGAATTGTGGATCATAGCCTTTCTTCGCTAAATAATCAATTGCTTCCGGAGTGGCATCCATTGTGATGTTTTGCTGAGCTAACATCTTGGTGACACTTTTTAATTGCAAACCAACAATCTCTCGAATGTTTGCATTGGATAATGGTGTGAACATTACGATTTCATCAATACGATTGATAAACTCGGGACGAACGGTTTGTTTTAATAAACCTAACACTTCTACTTTGGCGGCTTCGGTTGCCGCTTCAATTCCACCGGAGAGATTTTCAAATTTCTCTTGAATAATATGACTTCCCATATTTGACGTCATAATGATAATGGTGTTTTTGAAATCGGCTACGCGACCTTTGTTATCGGTTAATCGACCTTCATCCAACACTTGTAATAATATGTTGAAAGTATCAGGATGAGCTTTTTCAATTTCATCTAATAATACTACTGAATACGGTTTGCGACGCACGGCTTCGGTTAACTGACCGCCTTCGTCATAACCCACATATCCCGGAGGAGCACCTACTAATCTACTTACGGCGTGACGTTCTTGGTATTCGCTCATATCGATTCGGGTCATTGCATTTTCGTCATCAAATAAATATTCGGCTAACGCTTTGGCTAATTCGGTTTTTCCGACACCGGTTGTTCCTAAGAAAAGAAACGTTCCGATGGGTTTTTTCATGTCTTGTAATCCAGCACGGCTTCTGCGAACGGCGTCGCTAATGGCTTCAATGGCTTCTTCCTGACCAACGACACGGTGGTGTAATTCGTCTTCTAATTTTAATAATTTATCGCGTTCACCTTGCAGCATTTTGGTCACGGGAACGCCGGTCCATTTGGCTACGACTTCGGCAATATCTTCACGGGTTACTTCTTCTTTAATCAATGAAGTTCCGGATTGATTTTCTTGCAATTGAATTTGTAATTTGTCCAAACGTTCTTGAGCTTCTTTGATTTTTCCGTAACGGATTTCGGCTACTTTTCCGTAATCGCCTTCACGTTCGGCACGTTCAGCTTCTAACTTGAAGTTTTCAATTTCAATTTTCACGTTTTGGATGTTATCGACAACTTCTTTTTCGGATTTCCATTTGGCAAAAATCTCGTTGCGTTCTTCTTTTAAATTGGCTAATTCTAATCCTAAAATTTTTAATTTCGATTCATCATTTTCGCGTTTAATTGCTTCAATTTCGATTTCCAATTGCATTATTTTACGATCCAACACATCCAATTCTTCGGGTTTTGAATTGATTTCCATTCGAAGTTTCGAAGCGGCTTCATCCATTAAATCAATGGCTTTGTCCGGTAAAAATCGGTTGGAAATATAGCGTTGCGATAATTCTACGGCAGCAATAATCGCTTCGTCTTTAATTCGCACTTTATGATGCGTTTCATATTTTTCTTTGATTCCACGTAAAATCGAAATCGCACTTTCAGTATCCGGTTCATCGACCATAATTTTCTGAAAACGTCTTTCTAGAGCTTTGTCTTTTTCAAAATATTTTTGGTATTCGTCTAAAGTCGTTGCACCAATCGCACGCAATTCGCCACGAGCCAAAGCTGGTTTTAAAATGTTTGCGGCATCCATCGCACCTTCGCCACCGCCGGCACCAACTAACGTGTGGATTTCATCAATGAATAAGACAATGTCGCCTTCGGCAGCAATGACTTCTTTGACAACGGATTTCAAGCGTTCTTCAAATTCACCTTTGTATTTTGCACCGGCGATTAGCGAACCCATATCTAACGAAAAAACGATTTTGTCTTTTAGGTTTTCGGGAACGTCGCCATCTACAATTCGGTGGGCTAAACCTTCAGCGATGGCGGTTTTACCAACACCGGGTTCACCAACCAACATAGGGTTATTTTTGGTTCTTCGGGATAAAATTTGCAATACTCTTCGAATTTCTTCATCACGACCAATTACGGGATCGAGTTTGCCGTTTTTGGCTAATTCGTTGAGGTTTTTGGCGTATTTATTCAAAGAATTATACGTTTCTTCGGCAGAAGCAGACGTTACTCGTTCGCCTTTTCGCAATTCAGAAATGGCGGCTTCCAAACCTTTTTCAGTTACACCTTGGTCTTTTAAAATCTGAGCGACTTTACTTTTGGATTTGAAAATGGCTAAGAGTAGATGTTCGATTGAAACATATTCATCATTCATTTTTTTAGCAATGATGGAAGCTTCGTTCAACATCGTTCCTGCTTCTCGGGAAAGCATAATTTCGCCCCCGGAAACTTTTGGAAAACTTAGAATCGTACTATCTAAAATTTGTGAAAACAAGTTGACATTCACATTCATTTTTTTCAAAATAAACGGAGCAACGTTTTCATCAACTTCTAAAATTCCTTTAAAAATATGTTCGTTTTCCAGTTGTTGCTGACCAAAACCTTGTGCAATTTGCTGAGCTTGTTGCAAAGCCTCTTGCGATTTAATGGTTAAATTTTTTAAATTCATAATACTGTATATTTTTTATCAGATGATTTCTAAATTGATTTTTAATATCTTTGTTGTGCTAATGTCAATATGTATTCCAATTCAAAAAAGAAGACAAAATGACTGATTTTTGAATGTTTACAGCTTGATTAGCGACAAAAAGTCTGTTTTTAAGACAAATTTGGAGACTCTTTTTAAAGAAGCATTTATCGTCAGAAATTTTCTGATTTTTATTAAAATTTTAATGTAAGTTTGTTTTACTATATTTTGATATTATTTGTTATGAAAAAATCATTTTTATTATTTTTACTTACAGTACTTCTTTTTTCTTGTTCAAAAGATGAAGTAGAACCTATAATTTCTTCAATATCAGAAATTTTACCTAGTAATAAAAAAGTAAGAATTGCAGATACAATTGTGTTTAAGGGAAGTAATTTAAGTGAAATTAATAAAATTGTATTTATATCACCAGAAACATCAGTAATAGCTCAACCAATTTATATTAATAATGATGAAATAAGAGTTGTTGTTCCTATTTTGCACAATGAAAATATAAAATTAAAATTTTTACCAGACAAAATTAGTACACCACAGATAGAGTTCAATTTAATTGGCACATTTGAACTTCGACCTAACGGTTTTGGCGGTGAAACTATT
Coding sequences within it:
- the dnaJ gene encoding molecular chaperone DnaJ — protein: MKKDYYEILGISKSASAEEIKKAYRKKAIEYHPDKNPGNKDAEENFKKAAEAYEVLSDPNKKAKYDQYGHAAFDGNGGFGGGGGMNMDDIFSQFGDIFGGGFGGFSGFGGGGGQRRMKGSNLRIKVKLTLEEIANGVEKKVKVKRKIQAPGVSYKTCGTCNGSGQVLRVTNTILGRMQTATTCPTCGGAGQSISSKPADADSQGMILEDETVSIKIPAGVVNDMQLKVSGKGNDAPGNGIPGDLIVAIEEIEHEFLKREGENLHYDLYISVAEAALGVSKEIEAVGGKVRIKLEEGIQSGKILRLKGKGIPSINSYGNGDLLVHINVWTPKTLNKEQRQFFEKMLTDENFIPHPEKTDKSFFEKVKDMFS
- a CDS encoding TlpA family protein disulfide reductase is translated as MRISLFFLLLVNLSFSQKVNFETTVDDAFHKAKKENKLVFIEYYNEECTICKSIEPLFSNKEMADFYNKNFINYKINTKGGLQGKDSLFMAETKIKFQGVPYFMFFDQNKNFIHYSGAKSDVNYLLNIGKTALNPEERTGSLKAKYDAGDRTIKTLYAYADVALLYQDDELGNLILNELFEIYPKQNLGTRQSYLILKNSVFSIDNGFFIYWYQNRSNLKDFEKGSKSGEEIKVLERIVLESIQKQKANWDLNQIKKAKEYTVGLGLSKSGNDFLWEEEAQLLIKNNQHSEAVLLMQSLLEESKNNLFSTLYMTEIFINFTQDKTTLQTILSELEKLTKQEMDVEQKADLYYQQLLCLKKLKEDKRFAELKKVATKFYSDHKLDTTNLNKI
- a CDS encoding energy transducer TonB, translated to MKLLICLLAFTLTSFAQTNAEYAKKLNHTVSGEKVYLESEVDIKPKLMYGENAMQRYIARNLKQDIKEPLVPKIVCSFIVEIDGTISDIQVLNSISAHYKAQTIKVFTKFDEPWYPAVKDKKQVRCQYVYTIN
- the clpB gene encoding ATP-dependent chaperone ClpB, whose product is MNLKNLTIKSQEALQQAQQIAQGFGQQQLENEHIFKGILEVDENVAPFILKKMNVNVNLFSQILDSTILSFPKVSGGEIMLSREAGTMLNEASIIAKKMNDEYVSIEHLLLAIFKSKSKVAQILKDQGVTEKGLEAAISELRKGERVTSASAEETYNSLNKYAKNLNELAKNGKLDPVIGRDEEIRRVLQILSRRTKNNPMLVGEPGVGKTAIAEGLAHRIVDGDVPENLKDKIVFSLDMGSLIAGAKYKGEFEERLKSVVKEVIAAEGDIVLFIDEIHTLVGAGGGEGAMDAANILKPALARGELRAIGATTLDEYQKYFEKDKALERRFQKIMVDEPDTESAISILRGIKEKYETHHKVRIKDEAIIAAVELSQRYISNRFLPDKAIDLMDEAASKLRMEINSKPEELDVLDRKIMQLEIEIEAIKRENDESKLKILGLELANLKEERNEIFAKWKSEKEVVDNIQNVKIEIENFKLEAERAEREGDYGKVAEIRYGKIKEAQERLDKLQIQLQENQSGTSLIKEEVTREDIAEVVAKWTGVPVTKMLQGERDKLLKLEDELHHRVVGQEEAIEAISDAVRRSRAGLQDMKKPIGTFLFLGTTGVGKTELAKALAEYLFDDENAMTRIDMSEYQERHAVSRLVGAPPGYVGYDEGGQLTEAVRRKPYSVVLLDEIEKAHPDTFNILLQVLDEGRLTDNKGRVADFKNTIIIMTSNMGSHIIQEKFENLSGGIEAATEAAKVEVLGLLKQTVRPEFINRIDEIVMFTPLSNANIREIVGLQLKSVTKMLAQQNITMDATPEAIDYLAKKGYDPQFGARPVKRVIQREVLNKLSKEILSGTVKTDSIILLDSFNNELVFRNQSELVK